A single window of Methanomassiliicoccus sp. DNA harbors:
- a CDS encoding DUF6325 family protein, which translates to MKERESVMGPVDYMVVMFPGNKFTGKLAPEMTRLENKGIIKVIDLVMIMKDGNGNVRTMELRNLGGEEGEAFKAFSGNIKEWFAAEDLEAIGDMLPNNSSAAALLFENTWAQDFKEAMLEADAKLVSQGRIPHELVMAAMKQRITDGGE; encoded by the coding sequence GTGATGTTCCCCGGGAACAAGTTCACCGGTAAGCTCGCCCCGGAGATGACCAGGCTTGAAAATAAGGGCATCATCAAGGTGATCGACCTGGTCATGATAATGAAGGATGGCAATGGGAACGTGAGGACCATGGAACTCCGAAACCTCGGTGGGGAGGAGGGAGAGGCGTTCAAGGCCTTCTCCGGCAATATCAAGGAATGGTTCGCCGCGGAGGATCTGGAAGCCATTGGAGACATGCTCCCGAACAACAGCTCGGCCGCCGCATTGCTGTTCGAGAATACCTGGGCTCAGGACTTCAAGGAGGCAATGCTGGAAGCGGATGCCAAATTGGTGAGCCAGGGCCGGATCCCTCACGAGCTGGTGATGGCGGCCATGAAGCAGAGGATCACGGATGGAGGTGAATAG
- a CDS encoding SHOCT domain-containing protein, translating to MRGRGAALLIGMRAGQARAEAATQQQQQAAQAQQQAYEKGRTEAQQAAPPASAPPPAPPAGGQDLTAQLQNLASLHSQGVLSDEEYAAAKKKLLG from the coding sequence ATGCGCGGAAGGGGAGCAGCGCTCCTGATCGGGATGAGGGCCGGGCAAGCTCGAGCGGAGGCGGCGACGCAGCAGCAACAGCAAGCTGCCCAGGCCCAGCAGCAGGCGTACGAAAAAGGCCGCACAGAAGCCCAGCAGGCTGCACCACCGGCGAGCGCCCCACCTCCGGCACCACCTGCCGGCGGTCAGGATCTCACTGCCCAGCTCCAGAACCTGGCCAGCTTGCACTCTCAGGGTGTCCTGAGCGACGAGGAGTATGCCGCGGCGAAGAAGAAGCTGTTAGGTTGA
- a CDS encoding LEA type 2 family protein, whose protein sequence is MKGWVIAVVAIIIVVIAVVGVFGYQQFQQRDALRNIQVSVDGVSVESLNLSTAVLNVSLRFTNPTTNMATLDRTDYTLFINNVSLGTGQNLEKVNIPAGGSVVVSQPFNVSYSGAAQTAWSYLTNNVINWRLVGTAYFDTFLGTVSVPYDLTGSTSR, encoded by the coding sequence TTGAAAGGATGGGTCATCGCAGTGGTGGCGATCATCATAGTGGTCATCGCCGTGGTCGGGGTCTTTGGATACCAGCAGTTCCAGCAGAGGGATGCCCTCAGAAATATCCAGGTAAGCGTGGACGGGGTGAGCGTTGAGAGCCTAAACCTTTCGACGGCAGTCCTAAACGTCTCCCTCCGGTTCACCAATCCCACGACCAACATGGCGACCCTTGATCGGACCGATTATACGCTGTTCATTAACAACGTGAGCCTGGGGACGGGGCAGAACCTGGAGAAGGTCAACATCCCGGCTGGAGGATCGGTGGTGGTGTCCCAGCCATTCAATGTCTCCTACTCGGGGGCGGCCCAGACCGCTTGGTCCTATCTGACCAACAACGTGATCAACTGGCGGCTCGTGGGCACGGCCTATTTCGATACTTTCCTGGGCACGGTGTCGGTCCCCTATGACCTGACCGGTTCGACCAGCAGATGA
- a CDS encoding nitroreductase family protein: MEVREAVQRRRAVRVFDPRPVEEVKVRTMVEAMRLAPSCNNNQPWRLVVCSGEALPKIRGCLSRGNAWATGAPLILVLAAKPSEDCRMSEGRDYYQFGCGLGVGEMLLQATELGLIAHPIAGFDPVMARVVLGIPADYVVITFIICGYPGEDDHLLSDKQKAQQVVRPERRPIDYNFYRDGWGQPLD; encoded by the coding sequence ATGGAGGTCAGGGAAGCGGTTCAGCGGCGCCGGGCGGTGAGGGTATTCGATCCCCGGCCGGTGGAGGAGGTAAAGGTAAGAACGATGGTCGAGGCCATGCGCCTGGCCCCGAGCTGCAACAACAACCAGCCATGGAGGCTGGTGGTGTGTTCCGGCGAAGCGCTCCCCAAAATCAGAGGATGCCTCAGTCGGGGGAACGCATGGGCCACCGGGGCCCCGCTGATCCTCGTCCTCGCGGCCAAGCCGTCCGAGGACTGCCGGATGAGCGAGGGGCGAGACTATTATCAGTTCGGCTGCGGCCTGGGAGTTGGAGAGATGTTGCTGCAGGCGACCGAGCTGGGGCTCATCGCCCACCCCATCGCCGGGTTCGACCCAGTCATGGCCCGGGTGGTGCTGGGGATACCGGCCGACTATGTGGTCATTACTTTCATCATTTGCGGATATCCAGGGGAGGACGACCACCTGCTCTCCGACAAACAGAAGGCCCAGCAGGTGGTGCGGCCGGAGCGGAGGCCTATCGATTATAATTTCTATCGTGATGGCTGGGGGCAGCCGCTCGATTGA
- a CDS encoding AAA family ATPase, giving the protein MIKRIYLNNFRSIKKNADVTLTPLTVIVGANNSGKSNLIKAIDFIGNVSRDGLRTTVRRYGGFKEVLPKGIPDNDLTDKRFSLSPDGTFGPSGGVRTP; this is encoded by the coding sequence ATGATAAAAAGGATCTATTTGAATAATTTCCGAAGCATAAAAAAAAATGCTGATGTTACTCTTACTCCCCTGACTGTAATAGTTGGTGCAAATAATAGTGGAAAAAGCAATTTGATAAAGGCAATCGATTTTATTGGTAACGTCTCAAGAGATGGCCTTAGAACCACGGTCAGGAGGTATGGTGGTTTTAAAGAAGTTCTCCCGAAAGGAATACCTGATAACGACCTTACTGATAAAAGGTTTAGCCTATCCCCTGATGGCACTTTTGGCCCCTCAGGCGGCGTGCGGACGCCCTGA
- a CDS encoding zinc ribbon domain-containing protein has protein sequence MVFCSKCGSENPNGSAYCYKCGTKLLTEIPDRKEISQPIITGKYPMPKADERAEKPRYQDIYPEERAMMNEAVRPPDDGNYGIIPEGYELRPIKPKNNNIALIVVVIIIGCIIVLAATMIFLMPTGTTTGSESIPMVVNGSYANYKMVVTNDSKSLIGSCTITYSNVTSTSMTMTTSITLNGQTHSESQNVNLVNHVWQVEDTYDSSNTDSTTTFTNLGEETIQTSLGSRDCYHTRTVTSTYTEDDWSISTCILKSVLTDTNGMTITLTIADTNISGL, from the coding sequence ATGGTGTTCTGTTCCAAATGCGGTAGTGAAAACCCCAACGGATCGGCGTACTGCTACAAATGCGGGACCAAGCTGTTGACTGAGATTCCTGATCGCAAGGAAATTTCGCAGCCCATCATTACTGGCAAGTACCCGATGCCAAAGGCAGATGAGCGGGCCGAGAAGCCAAGATACCAGGATATCTATCCTGAGGAAAGAGCAATGATGAACGAGGCTGTGAGACCACCGGATGATGGCAATTATGGCATCATTCCAGAGGGCTATGAGCTCCGTCCCATCAAGCCAAAGAATAACAACATCGCATTGATAGTCGTCGTGATCATCATTGGATGCATCATCGTCCTTGCGGCAACAATGATATTCCTGATGCCCACTGGCACCACGACCGGCAGCGAGTCTATTCCGATGGTGGTGAACGGCAGCTATGCTAATTACAAGATGGTTGTCACCAATGATTCCAAATCCCTCATTGGTAGTTGTACCATAACCTACTCGAACGTAACCTCGACCAGCATGACCATGACGACGTCCATTACCTTGAATGGACAGACCCATTCGGAATCCCAGAATGTGAATCTTGTCAATCATGTTTGGCAGGTGGAGGATACCTATGATTCATCCAACACCGATTCAACGACAACTTTTACAAATCTCGGAGAGGAGACCATCCAAACATCTCTTGGCTCAAGGGATTGCTACCATACGAGAACGGTTACATCCACATATACTGAGGATGATTGGTCAATCTCCACATGCATTTTGAAGTCGGTACTTACCGATACAAATGGTATGACAATAACCTTAACTATCGCGGACACCAACATCAGCGGGCTCTGA